The DNA segment CCGAGGAGCAGCTCGCAATGACGACTGTCGACAACCGACAGGACTTCAAGGTCGCCGATCTCTCGCTGGCCGAGTTCGGCCGCAAGGAGATCACCCTCGCCGAGCACGAGATGCCCGGCCTGATGGCGATCCGCAAGGAGTACGCCGAGTCCCAGCCGCTGGCCGGCGCCCGTGTCACCGGTTCCCTGCACATGACCGTGCAGACCGCCGTGCTGATCGAGACCCTGGTCGCCCTCGGCGCCCGGGTCCGCTGGGCCTCCTGCAACATCTTCTCCACCCAGGACCACGCGGCCGCCGCCATCGCCGTCGGCCCGAACGGCACGCCGGACAACCCTCAGGGTGTCCCGGTCTTCGCCTGGAAGGGCGAGACCCTGGACGAGTACTGGTGGTGCACCGAGCAGGCGCTGACCTGGCCGGACAGCCCCACCGGCGGCCCGAACATGATCCTGGACGACGGCGGCGACGCCACCCTCCTCGTCCACAAGGGCGTCGAGTACGAGAAGGACGGCAAGGTCCCCGGCCTGGAGACCGCCGAGTCCGACGAGCACCGCGTCATCCTCGAACTGCTGCACCGCACCATCACGGACGGCTCGCAGAAGTGGACCCAGCTCGCCTCCGAGATCCGCGGTGTGACGGAGGAGACCACGACGGGTGTGCACCGTCTGTACGAGATGCAGCGTGACGGTGTGCTGCTGTTCCCGGCGATCAACGTCAACGACGCGGTGACGAAGTCGAAGTTCGACAACAAGTACGGCTGCCGCCACTCGCTGGTGGACGGCATCAACCGTGCCACCGACGTGCTGATCGGCGGCAAGACGGCCGTCGTGTGCGGTTACGGCGACGTGGGCAAGGGCTGCGCGGAGTCCCTGCGCGGTCAGGGCGCCCGGGTGATCGTCACGGAGATCGACCCGATCTGCGCGCTCCAGGCGGCGATGGACGGCTACCAGGTCACGACGCTGGACGAGGTCGTCGACAAGGCCGACATCTTCGTCACCACGACCGGCAACAAGGACATCATCATGGCCTCCGACATGGCCAGGATGAAGCACCAGGCGATCGTGGGCAACATCGGCCACTTCGACAACGAGATCGACATGGCCGGCCTGGCCAAGATCCCGGGCATCGTCAAGGACGAGGTCAAGCCGCAGGTCCACACCTGGACCTTCCCGGACGGCAAGGTGATCATCGTGCTGTCCGAGGGCCGCCTGCTGAACCTGGGCAACGCCACGGGTCACCCGTCGTTCGTGATGTCGAACTCGTTCGCGGACCAGACGCTGGCCCAGATCGAGCTGTTCACCAAGCCCGACGAGTACCCGACCGGTGTGTACGTGCTGCCCAAGCACCTGGACGAGAAGGTCGCCCGTCTCCACCTGGACTCGCTCGGCGTCAAGCTGACGACGCTGCGTCCGGAGCAGGCCGCGTACATCGGCGTCGAGGTCGAGGGTCCGTACAAGTCGGACCACTACCGCTACTGACCGCCCCCGAGCCGCGTCACCGCGTCTCGGCCAGGTCCGCAGAGGCAGGCCCCCGCACCCCCGTGCCGGGGGCCTGCCCCTTTGCGGCCGGTCCGGTCCGGCCCCTCACACACCCGTCCGGCGCTCAACGCCCCGGACCGGCCCACCGCGGCGACGCCCCGAGCCCGTCACGACCCAGGACCCCCATGCCCCGCGGCCGCTATTCGCTCCACGATCCGCACGATCACACCCCCCTCGGTGAAGAGCACTTCCAGTGCGCCCCCGGCCCGTCCGGCTGGCGCTATGTCTCCCGGCTGACGACCCCCGCAGGCGACCAGCGCGGTTCGGTCGATCTCGCCCTGGACGACCTCGGCCGTCCCATCCGCCTCGAACTCCACGCGGGCGGCTGGCAGGTACGCGGTGCCGCCCTCGACGGCGTCACCTGGGTCCGCACGGACCCCACCGGAACCCATGCCACCGAAGGCAATGTGCGCGCCCACGCCTTCACCGGCACGTCCCCCGCGTTCCTCGTCGCCACCGCTCGTCTGCTGCGCCTCACCCCCTCCTCCGCGACCCGCGTACGACTCGTCGCCCTCACCGAACCGGTCCTCGCCCCCCGCACCGTGGACCAGTCCTGGGCACTGGTGAACAGCGAAGCACACGCCACTGACAATGGCCCCCTGACCGTGGAGGAATACCAGGTCAGCGCCCTGGAAACGGGCGAGCAGCACACCGTCCACATCGCCGGTGACGTGGTCCTGGCCGCGCCCGGGATCGAGCTGGAGGACCTGGAGTCACCGCCCTCGGCGTTCCGCTGAGCAGCGGTCGCACGCGGTCCGTCCGCCGCGGATGAGCCGGGGACTCTCGCGGGGAAGTCGGCAAGGGCCGCTCTCCGCACGCGGCGCTACGCGGGCGGCGCGAACCCGGTCGCCGGCCGCTCGCCCGGCTGCTCCTTCGGAGCGGGGGCGGGCGCGGCCTGCGGCACGGCGGACGACCCCGGCCGCACCGAGGCCGGCTCCCGGTGCCCGGTCCAGCGCCCCGCCTCCCTGTCCGCCTCCGCAGTCGGCCCCGCCTCGACCCAGGCGAACGGGGCCCCGCCCGCCACGGAACCGTCCGCATCGAACGACTGCCGGGCCTGCCGTGCTTCCCGCGACTGCCGCTCGTGCACCACCGCCGCCAGAAAGACGGCCGGAGGAAGATCGACGGGCAGCGGAGCCCCCGTACGCGCCGCGAGATCACCGGCGAGCCGCCGCGCCATGTCCGACGACACCCCGGGATCCAGCTGCCGCATCCGCGTCAGGTACTGCCGTACGGCCAGCCACAACCCGTCCGGCACGGCCGACAGATCCAGACCGGTGAACCGCTGCGCGAGATGCGGCGGTGGCGGCGCGACAAGGCCGGTCTGCCCCACCGGGATCCGCTCCCGTACGACGAGGGTCCCCGCGAACACGTCCCCGAGCCGCCGCCCCCGCGCCGAGACCAGCGACGCGATGGACGCGACCGTCCCGAACGTCATGAGGATCTCGACCACCCCGATCGCACCCCGCACCAGCGCGTGCCGGAACCGGACCGGGCCGCCGTCGTCCCGGACCACCCGGAGCCCCAGCGCCAGCTTCCCGAGCGAACGGCCGTGGCTCAGCGTCTCCACCGCGATCGGCACACCGACGGGCACCAGCAGGAACGTCGCGATGCCCAGCGCCGTCCGCGCGGCATCGTCCAGGGAGGACGTCGTCGCCACGAGCACCATGGTGACCGCGACGTACGCGACCATCGCCGCCGCCAGGTCGAGCAGCACGGCCAACGCCCTGCTCGGAAACTTCGCGGGCAGCAGTTCGAGCGCCACCGCCTCGCCGGTCACCAGCTCGCTCACGCCCGCCCGTCCTTCCCCTGATCCGCCCCTGGGCGGCAAGTCTGCCAAGCTGTGGGCGCGTTGCGCGCCGGTAGGACAAGCTGACAGCAAACACGATCATCGACGACGATCAGTCGGCGACCGCCCGAGGAGCAGGCAGACCCGATGGACCTGGACGTCTTCGTCTCCGCACACCGAGCCGAATGGGACCGCCTCGACGCCCTGCTCAGCCGCCGGCGCCGTCTCGACGGAGCCGAGGCCGACGAACTCGTCACCCTGTACCAGCGCACCGCGACCCACCTCTCGCTGATCCAGTCCAGCGCACCCGACCCGCAGCTCACCGGACGGCTCAGCCAGCTCGTCGCCCGCGCGCGCGGCGCCGTCACCGGTGCCCGCACCGCGTCCTGGCGCGATGTGACCGGCTTCCTGACCCGCGGTTTCCCGGCGGCCGTCTACCGCGCGCGCCGCTGGTGGATCCCCACGGCGCTGGTCTCCACGGCCATCGCGATCCTGCTGGGCTGGTGGATCGGCGCGCACCCGGAGGTGCAGGCATCCATCGCGGCCCCCGCCCAGCTGCGCCAGATGACGCGCCCCGGCGGCGAGTACGAGACCTACTACTCCAGCCACCCGGCGGCCTCCTTCGCGGCCCAGGTCTGGACGAACAACGCCGAGGCGGCCGCGATGTGCCTGGTCCTGGGCATCTTCCTCGGCCTGCCGGTCCTGTGGATCCTCTTCGAGAACATGCTCAATCTCGGTGTCGGCTTCGGTCTGATGTCCTCCGCCGGCCGGCTCGACACCTTCCTCGGTCTGGTGCTGCCGCACGGGCTGCTGGAACTGACCGCGGTCTTCGTCGCCGCCGGTACGGGCCTGCGCCTGGGCTGGACCCTCATCGACCCGGGCCCCCGCACCCGGCGCGCCGCGCTCGCGGAGGAGGGGCGGTCCGCGATGGGCATGGCGATCGGTCTCGCCCTGGTCCTCTTCGTCTCCGGCGCCATCGAAGGCTTCGTGACACCGTCCGGACTGCCCACCTGGGCCCGTATCGGAATCGGTGTCGTGGCCGAGGGGGTGTTCCTGACGTACGTCTACGTCCTCGGGGGACGCGCGGCACGAGAGGGCGAGACGGGTGATCTCGACGCCGCGGACCGCAGTTCCTCCGTGCCCACCGCCGCCTGATGTGCGTCCGGCCCTTCTGAGCTGCTAGTCTCCTCTTCGCCCACAAGAGCCGTTGACACGGGTCGCGTGGGGAGGTAGATTCAAACAGTTGCCTAGAACTGGACACGTCCGGTGGCGACCGCTAGACTCTACTAGCTTCCAAGAAGTCGCTGTCGACATTCAAAAGAAGCATCCTCCCGATTAACTCAGAAATGAGCGGCCGGTCAGACCGGCCAAGAACTTCTGATAAAGTCGGAACCGCCGGAAAGGGAAACGCGAAAGCGGAAACCTGGAAAGCGCCGAGGAAATCGGATCGAGAAAAGATCTGATAGAGTCGGAAACACGAAGGGAAGCCCGGAGGAAAGCCCGAGAGGGTGAGTACAAAGGAAGCGACCGTTCCTTGAGAACTCAACAGCGTGCCAAAAGTCAACGCCAGATATGTTGATACCCCGTCTCCGGTCATCACGACCGGGACGTGGTTCCTTTGAAATAAACACAGCGAGGACGCTGTGAACGGTCGGACTATTCCTCCGACCGTTCCGCTCTCCAACGTGTCACCGGATTACCGGTAAACATTCACGGAGAGTTTGATCCTGGCTCAGGACGAACGCTGGCGGCGTGCTTAACACATGCAAGTCGAACGATGAAGCCCTTCGGGGTGGATTAGTGGCGAACGGGTGAGTAACACGTGGGCAATCTGCCCTGCACTCTGGGACAAGCCCTGGAAACGGGGTCTAATACCGGATATGACCATCTTGGGCATCCTTGATGGTGTAAAGCTCCGGCGGTGCAGGATGAGCCCGCGGCCTATCAGCTTGTTGGTGAGGTAACGGCTCACCAAGGCGACGACGGGTAGCCGGCCTGAGAGGGCGACCGGCCACACTGGGACTGAGACACGGCCCAGACTCCTACGGGAGGCAGCAGTGGGGAATATTGCACAATGGGCGAAAGCCTGATGCAGCGACGCCGCGTGAGGGATGACGGCCTTCGGGTTGTAAACCTCTTTCAGCAGGGAAGAAGCGAAAGTGACGGTACCTGCAGAAGAAGCGCCGGCTAACTACGTGCCAGCAGCCGCGGTAATACGTAGGGCGCGAGCGTTGTCCGGAATTATTGGGCGTAAAGAGCTCGTAGGCGGCTTGTCACGTCGGTTGTGAAAGCCCGGGGCTTAACCCCGGGTCTGCAGTCGATACGGGCAGGCTAGAGTTCGGTAGGGGAGATCGGAATTCCTGGTGTAGCGGTGAAATGCGCAGATATCAGGAGGAACACCGGTGGCGAAGGCGGATCTCTGGGCCGATACTGACGCTGAGGAGCGAAAGCGTGGGGAGCGAACAGGATTAGATACCCTGGTAGTCCACGCCGTAAACGGTGGGCACTAGGTGTGGGCAACATTCCACGTTGTCCGTGCCGCAGCTAACGCATTAAGTGCCCCGCCTGGGGAGTACGGCCGCAAGGCTAAAACTCAAAGGAATTGACGGGGGCCCGCACAAGCGGCGGAGCATGTGGCTTAATTCGACGCAACGCGAAGAACCTTACCAAGGCTTGACATACACCGGAAAGCATTAGAGATAGTGCCCCCCTTGTGGTCGGTGTACAGGTGGTGCATGGCTGTCGTCAGCTCGTGTCGTGAGATGTTGGGTTAAGTCCCGCAACGAGCGCAACCCTTGTCCCGTGTTGCCAGCAGGCCCTTGTGGTGCTGGGGACTCACGGGAGACCGCCGGGGTCAACTCGGAGGAAGGTGGGGACGACGTCAAGTCATCATGCCCCTTATGTCTTGGGCTGCACACGTGCTACAATGGCCGGTACAATGAGCTGCGATACCGTGAGGTGGAGCGAATCTCAAAAAGCCGGTCTCAGTTCGGATTGGGGTCTGCAACTCGACCCCATGAAGTCGGAGTCGCTAGTAATCGCAGATCAGCATTGCTGCGGTGAATACGTTCCCGGGCCTTGTACACACCGCCCGTCACGTCACGAAAGTCGGTAACACCCGAAGCCGGTGGCCCAACCCCTTGTGGGAGGGAGCTGTCGAAGGTGGGACCAGCGATTGGGACGAAGTCGTAACAAGGTAGCCGTACCGGAAGGTGCGGCTGGATCACCTCCTTTCTAAGGAGCACTTCTTACCGGACTTTGTTCGGTCAGAGGCCAGTACATCGGCGAATGTCTGATGCTGGTTGCTCATGGGTGGAACGTTGACTACTCGGCCGGTTATCCGGGTCGGGGGCTGTTAGTACTGCTCTTCGGAGTGTGGAACGCATGATCCTCGGACGGGTTCTGGTCGGGCACGCTGTTGGGTGTCTGAGGGAATGATCTGATCTTCTCCTCAGTCGCCGGCCCCAGTGCACTCGGACTCGTTGATGGGTTCGGGGTGATGGGTGGCTGGTCGTTGTTTGAGAACTGCACAGTGGACGCGAGCATCTGTGGCCAAGTTTTTAAGGGCGCACGGTGGATGCCTTGGCACCAGGAACCGATGAAGGACGTGGGAGGCCACGATAGTCCCCGGGGAGCCGTCAACCAGGCTTTGATCCGGGGGTTTCCGAATGGGGAAACCCGGCAGTCGTCATGGGCTGTCACCCTTGCCTGAACACATAGGGCAAGTGGAGGGAACGAGGGGAAGTGAAACATCTCAGTACCCTCAGGAAGAGAAAACAACCGTGATTCCGGGAGTAGTGGCGAGCGAAACCGGATGAGGCCAAACCGTATGCGTGTGAGACCCGGCAGGGGTTGCGTGTGCGGGGTTGTGGGATCTCTCTTCTACGGTCTGCCGGCCGTAGGGCGAGTCAGAAACCGTTGATGTAGACGAAGGACATGCGAAAGGTCCGGCGTAGAGGGTAAGACCCCCGTAGTCGAAATGTCAGCGGCTTGCTTGAGAGACACCCAAGTAGCACGGGGCCCGAGAAATCCCGTGTGAATCTGGCGGGACCACCCGCTAAGCCTAAATATTCCCTGGTGACCGATAGCGGATAGTACCGTGAGGGAATGGTGAAAAGTACCCCGGGAGGGGAGTGAAATAGTACCTGAAACCGTGTGCCTACAAGCCGTGGGAGCGTCGGAATGTGCTTGCACATTCTCGTGACTGCGTGCCTTTTGAAGAATGAGCCTGCGAGTTTGCGGTGTGTTGCGAGGTTAACCCGCGTGGGGAAGCCGTAGCGAAAGCGAGTCCGAACAGGGCGTTTCAGTAGCACGCTCAAGACCCGAAGCGGAGTGATCTAGCCATGGGCAGGTTGAAGCGGAGGTAAGACTTCGTGGAGGACCGAACCCACCAGGGTTGAAAACCTGGGGGATGACCTGTGGTTAGGGGTGAAAGGCCAATCAAACTCCGTGATAGCTGGTTCTCCCCGAAATGCATTTAGGTGCAGCGTCGTGTGTTTCTTGCCGGAGGTAGAGCACTGGATAGGCGATGGGCCCTACCGGGTTACTGACCTT comes from the Streptomyces sp. SUK 48 genome and includes:
- the ahcY gene encoding adenosylhomocysteinase, whose translation is MTTVDNRQDFKVADLSLAEFGRKEITLAEHEMPGLMAIRKEYAESQPLAGARVTGSLHMTVQTAVLIETLVALGARVRWASCNIFSTQDHAAAAIAVGPNGTPDNPQGVPVFAWKGETLDEYWWCTEQALTWPDSPTGGPNMILDDGGDATLLVHKGVEYEKDGKVPGLETAESDEHRVILELLHRTITDGSQKWTQLASEIRGVTEETTTGVHRLYEMQRDGVLLFPAINVNDAVTKSKFDNKYGCRHSLVDGINRATDVLIGGKTAVVCGYGDVGKGCAESLRGQGARVIVTEIDPICALQAAMDGYQVTTLDEVVDKADIFVTTTGNKDIIMASDMARMKHQAIVGNIGHFDNEIDMAGLAKIPGIVKDEVKPQVHTWTFPDGKVIIVLSEGRLLNLGNATGHPSFVMSNSFADQTLAQIELFTKPDEYPTGVYVLPKHLDEKVARLHLDSLGVKLTTLRPEQAAYIGVEVEGPYKSDHYRY
- a CDS encoding RDD family protein; the protein is MSELVTGEAVALELLPAKFPSRALAVLLDLAAAMVAYVAVTMVLVATTSSLDDAARTALGIATFLLVPVGVPIAVETLSHGRSLGKLALGLRVVRDDGGPVRFRHALVRGAIGVVEILMTFGTVASIASLVSARGRRLGDVFAGTLVVRERIPVGQTGLVAPPPPHLAQRFTGLDLSAVPDGLWLAVRQYLTRMRQLDPGVSSDMARRLAGDLAARTGAPLPVDLPPAVFLAAVVHERQSREARQARQSFDADGSVAGGAPFAWVEAGPTAEADREAGRWTGHREPASVRPGSSAVPQAAPAPAPKEQPGERPATGFAPPA
- a CDS encoding stage II sporulation protein M, coding for MDLDVFVSAHRAEWDRLDALLSRRRRLDGAEADELVTLYQRTATHLSLIQSSAPDPQLTGRLSQLVARARGAVTGARTASWRDVTGFLTRGFPAAVYRARRWWIPTALVSTAIAILLGWWIGAHPEVQASIAAPAQLRQMTRPGGEYETYYSSHPAASFAAQVWTNNAEAAAMCLVLGIFLGLPVLWILFENMLNLGVGFGLMSSAGRLDTFLGLVLPHGLLELTAVFVAAGTGLRLGWTLIDPGPRTRRAALAEEGRSAMGMAIGLALVLFVSGAIEGFVTPSGLPTWARIGIGVVAEGVFLTYVYVLGGRAAREGETGDLDAADRSSSVPTAA